The Desulfobacterales bacterium sequence CAGATAACCCATGTCCCTGGCCGCGTTTACCTTGAAGGGGAACAGGGCGATGGAAATTTTTACGGGCGAAGCGGCACCTGGCTCGGCCGCAACGGCTGACCGGTCCTGTCCGTCGATGAGCCCGACGAGCAACAGAATGAAAAAACAGGAAAAAATACGTTTGCCGAAAGTTGATAAGTTTGTCATTAACGTACCTGTAGATGCGTATTCAGCATTGAACTGCAATAATCGAATGACGAACATCCGATTATTGCCTTTACCCCATATGCACACTCTTCTACCCTGATCGGTCAAGGAGGGGCAAGGTTTTTTTATCCCTTCAGTTTCCTCCTGATCATCTGCAGGTCCTCCCAGCTTGCCCTTTTCATTTCGGGATTTACGAGCAGAAACCCGGGATGAAAGGTCGGCATAACCGGGAGCGGATCAGCGTCCGGGTGGAGACGAAGCTGGTGGAAGCGGCCCCGCTGCCTGATCAGCGGCTGGTCCGACCCGGTCAGGGCCCGGGCCGCCAGCGGGCCCATAGGGCAGACGATCCTAGGGGCAACGGCCTCGATCTGCTGCCAGAGAAAGGGCCGGCAGGTATTGATCTCCTCTGCCCCGGGACCGCCGGCGGCGGCGGGCGATGCGCATTTGACCAGGCAGGCGAGGTATACCTGGTCCCGGGTCAATTGAATGGCATTGAGCATCCTGTCGAGCAGTTCGCCGGGTTCGCCGCTGAACAGGAGGCCGGTCCGGTCCTCTTCCGGGCTCGGCGAATCAGCCACCAGAAAAAGGAGGGCTCCGGGCTGTCCCGCGCCGAACACGATATTGCTCCGATGTTCCTGGAGTCGACACCGCCGGCAGTCCTTGAGTTCCGCCCGGATCCCGGCAAGCGATGTTGCGGCATTGGCCCTTGCCCGGGACGGAGAACCGTGGGAACCGTGGGTCGGCGGGGCGGGTCCGGCGGGGGCTGCGCGGCCCGGCCGATCGGGATCTTTCGGGGTCAGAAAATTAACCAGCTTGTCGGTCCGGGGATAGCTGGTGATTCCCAGAAAGCGATGATACTCGAGCAGTTGCCGTACTTCCCGGAGAAGGTCTGTGGGGTTACTGGGCATGGACGAGTACACGGTTCGGCGATTGGGGCATCTTGTACATTCATCTCCTTTTAACAATCGAATATCGAACAGTCGAGTCCCGAATTACGAATTTTTGTTTCCCTTCGTCACTCGTCATTCCTTGATCGTTATTCGATTATTATTACTCAAAGGCTCCTAGGAAATCACTTATCCTTGCCGAAGTCGTAGACAACTTCGTCCTTCTTAAGCAGGCCGAACTGCTTACGGCCCACCTCTTCGAGATAGGCGGGGTCGTTTTCAATGCGGTTGATTTCTTCCGCAAGCGCCTTGTTTTCCCGTTCAAGCCGGGCGTTGTCGTTTTGGATCGCCGCCAGGTTTTTCCGGGCATGATAATATGTTAAGGTGCTGTGCGACGGCGCAAAGAGAATCCAGCCGGCCAGCAGCAGGGCCAGCAGAATGGAGCAGATGAGCAGAATTTTTTTTTGTGTCGGCGAATAGGGAAACACGAGTATTTTTTCCGTTGAACCGTTGAACCGTTGAACCGTTGAATCGTTGAACCGTTGAATCGTTGAATCGTTGAACCGTGATGGTCTCGTAGGTAAGAGAACCATGTGAGACTCCGAAAAGTCTGATTTTACCGCAGAGAGCGCAGAGGTCACAGAGTTAAATATGATAAACTTGTAAAAAACCCAAACGCTTCAATTGCCACTGAGTTAAATCAACAAGTTACAAGACGAATCACGTCCGTCGAGCAGGTTGTTGCGAGACCGACAATTATTTAAAATAATAAAAGTTCCTCTGCGGTCTCTGCGTACTCTGCGGTAAACATAATAGTTTTTACGGATGCATCAGCAACTATGATCCGTCTCTTGCTCGGATGAAAACTACCATAAAATAAGGATGAACTGCAAATGGCTGACGAGTTCCCGTTCATCTATCTGGTCAGCGCCTGCATGGTTGGCCTGCGTACCAGGTATGATGGACAGACCAGGCCGAGCCCGGCGTGTCGACGCGCGATTGGAAGCAACATCTGGATCCCGGTTTGTCCTGAACAACTCGGCGGGCTGCCGACTCCCCGGCCGGCTGCGGATATTATCGGCGGGACCGGCGAGGAGGTCCTGGCCGGCCGGGCCCGGGTGGTGACCCGGCAGGGCACGGATGTAACCGGTTTTTTTATAGCTGGCGCCGAGCAGGTCCTGGCCATTGCCCGGGCCCAGCCGGTGGCCGCGGTATTTCTTAAAAGCAGGAG is a genomic window containing:
- a CDS encoding DUF523 domain-containing protein; its protein translation is MADEFPFIYLVSACMVGLRTRYDGQTRPSPACRRAIGSNIWIPVCPEQLGGLPTPRPAADIIGGTGEEVLAGRARVVTRQGTDVTGFFIAGAEQVLAIARAQPVAAVFLKSRSPSCGVSPLPGVTAALLLAHGFEVREF
- a CDS encoding septum formation initiator family protein, which translates into the protein MFPYSPTQKKILLICSILLALLLAGWILFAPSHSTLTYYHARKNLAAIQNDNARLERENKALAEEINRIENDPAYLEEVGRKQFGLLKKDEVVYDFGKDK
- a CDS encoding uracil-DNA glycosylase, whose translation is MPSNPTDLLREVRQLLEYHRFLGITSYPRTDKLVNFLTPKDPDRPGRAAPAGPAPPTHGSHGSPSRARANAATSLAGIRAELKDCRRCRLQEHRSNIVFGAGQPGALLFLVADSPSPEEDRTGLLFSGEPGELLDRMLNAIQLTRDQVYLACLVKCASPAAAGGPGAEEINTCRPFLWQQIEAVAPRIVCPMGPLAARALTGSDQPLIRQRGRFHQLRLHPDADPLPVMPTFHPGFLLVNPEMKRASWEDLQMIRRKLKG